A genomic window from Exiguobacterium acetylicum DSM 20416 includes:
- a CDS encoding LacI family DNA-binding transcriptional regulator, giving the protein MASIREVAKLAGVSIATVSRVLNADEKLSVSPETRDKVLQTAKKLNYSPRQKKSYNQRIATVGLVTTVNEIQEIDDPYFRSIRRGIESEAERQKVSVNKVIRLSEKKADLEGLNHLGAILVLGTVAPDMLEVLYQKNPNIIVIDDSQADARFDAVYSDFKSATIASLEHFYALGHRQIAFIGGHRVIMNQHGESFMSEEEDRYQTYVSWMKQKELSEHIHGLLGEWKTLEGLRLGEQLTEHQDVTAVLVASDPLAVGVYRAFQRNGHQIPEDISISSFDDIEIAEFLTPSLTTVKVETEELGKFAIKMALERIRGERHLPIRLMIPAQLIKRESVSPKN; this is encoded by the coding sequence ATGGCAAGTATTCGAGAGGTAGCAAAATTAGCTGGTGTGTCGATTGCGACGGTTTCGCGTGTGTTGAATGCAGATGAAAAGTTATCAGTCAGTCCAGAAACCAGAGATAAGGTGTTGCAGACGGCAAAAAAACTGAACTATAGTCCACGGCAAAAAAAATCGTATAATCAGCGGATTGCGACCGTTGGCTTAGTGACGACAGTCAACGAAATACAAGAAATCGATGATCCTTATTTCAGGTCGATTCGTCGCGGCATCGAAAGTGAAGCGGAACGCCAAAAAGTAAGTGTCAACAAGGTCATTCGTTTATCTGAGAAAAAGGCGGACCTTGAAGGATTAAATCATTTAGGCGCGATTTTAGTACTAGGTACCGTCGCACCAGATATGTTAGAAGTCTTATATCAAAAAAATCCGAACATCATCGTGATTGACGATTCCCAAGCAGATGCGCGGTTTGATGCCGTCTATTCTGACTTTAAAAGTGCGACGATTGCGAGTCTTGAGCACTTTTATGCGCTCGGTCATCGGCAGATCGCGTTCATCGGTGGTCATCGTGTCATCATGAATCAGCACGGCGAGTCGTTCATGAGTGAGGAAGAGGATCGATATCAGACGTACGTCTCTTGGATGAAGCAAAAAGAGTTGTCTGAACATATACACGGGTTGCTCGGAGAATGGAAAACACTCGAAGGACTTCGGTTAGGGGAGCAACTGACTGAACATCAGGATGTCACCGCGGTACTCGTCGCCAGTGATCCGCTGGCAGTCGGTGTGTACCGGGCATTCCAGCGAAACGGTCATCAGATACCGGAAGACATCTCCATCTCGAGCTTTGATGATATCGAAATCGCCGAATTTTTAACACCTTCCTTAACGACAGTGAAGGTCGAAACAGAAGAGCTAGGAAAGTTCGCCATCAAAATGGCTTTGGAACGAATTCGTGGCGAACGTCATCTGCCCATCCGCCTCATGATTCCCGCACAACTGATAAAACGAGAAAGTGTATCTCCTAAAAATTGA